One Candidatus Brocadiaceae bacterium genomic window carries:
- a CDS encoding DUF116 domain-containing protein, whose amino-acid sequence MNKPPSEVEALVARLTSANGRDEDMAETLTAIVAEKNRRYSMRYLRTPYADRLVLLPQCLRSTEHCQATEHSSDYVCARCRACRVDEILTIAGSLGYKGVRLLKGGSAVMRVIEETRPKALLAVCCPIEAVMGVVVCERLGVPAFCVPLLRAGCSDTDVDMNDLRSVMEAIVT is encoded by the coding sequence ATGAACAAACCACCGTCCGAAGTGGAGGCACTGGTTGCACGGCTGACCTCGGCGAACGGCCGGGACGAGGACATGGCCGAGACCCTGACCGCCATCGTGGCCGAGAAGAACCGGCGCTACTCCATGCGCTACCTGCGCACGCCCTATGCCGACCGACTGGTTCTGCTGCCGCAGTGCCTGCGCTCCACGGAGCACTGCCAGGCGACCGAGCACAGCAGCGACTACGTATGCGCGCGGTGCCGGGCGTGCAGGGTGGACGAGATACTGACCATCGCCGGTAGCCTGGGCTACAAGGGCGTGCGGCTGCTCAAGGGCGGAAGCGCCGTGATGCGGGTGATCGAGGAGACCCGCCCGAAGGCGCTGCTGGCCGTCTGCTGCCCGATCGAGGCGGTGATGGGCGTCGTCGTGTGCGAGCGGCTCGGGGTGCCCGCCTTCTGCGTACCCCTGCTGCGGGCCGGGTGCTCGGACACCGACGTGGACATGAACGATCTGCGTAGCGTCATGGAGGCCATAGTCACGTGA
- a CDS encoding radical SAM protein — MNDRFFLCYFETTRRCNLQCAYCMARPETPPEGRELTTEEAKTLVLDELAKVSSNVAVAFSGGEHLLRPDAYELLAYAAQLGIWSFVNTNGKVLVETDAIRRSVEATGGKVVFALPLNSLDVDTNRATRDDGPSTVLEAAERCREEGADYFALVTVSRQNLDSLDRTMRFLKLAGVPVLRAPFVPRGAGAQFRELLFDSDDMRGVIHPALTDNPLAYISFTPFFAAPESLEDHWARSNVRISGLGCQAGRSFAAVGAEGGVAPCVQLLDSGAVCGNVRQAPLAETILSSPTFTALRDRGNLKGKCGRCRYRDACGGCRALAYYHNGDILAEDPTCFFEPQDEQTRCDLEEYQTAQVAQFVQSLRRLEPWKSMF; from the coding sequence GTGAACGACCGCTTCTTCCTCTGCTACTTCGAGACGACGCGCCGCTGCAATCTGCAATGCGCCTACTGCATGGCCCGCCCGGAGACGCCGCCCGAGGGGCGCGAGCTGACCACCGAGGAGGCCAAGACCCTGGTTCTGGACGAACTGGCCAAGGTCTCGTCCAACGTCGCGGTCGCCTTCTCCGGCGGGGAACACCTTCTGCGCCCGGACGCCTACGAGCTGCTCGCCTACGCTGCGCAGCTCGGTATCTGGAGCTTCGTCAACACGAACGGGAAGGTGCTCGTTGAAACGGACGCGATCCGCCGGTCCGTCGAGGCGACCGGCGGGAAGGTCGTCTTCGCCCTGCCCCTGAACTCGCTGGACGTGGACACGAACCGGGCCACCCGCGACGACGGCCCGTCCACCGTGCTGGAGGCCGCCGAGCGGTGCCGTGAGGAAGGGGCGGACTACTTTGCGCTGGTCACCGTCTCGCGACAGAACCTGGACAGCCTGGACCGCACCATGCGCTTCCTGAAGCTGGCCGGGGTGCCCGTGCTTCGGGCTCCCTTCGTGCCCAGGGGGGCCGGCGCGCAGTTCCGCGAGCTGCTCTTCGACTCGGACGACATGCGCGGCGTCATCCACCCCGCCCTGACGGACAACCCCCTGGCCTACATCTCCTTCACCCCGTTCTTCGCCGCCCCGGAATCGCTGGAGGACCACTGGGCGAGGTCCAACGTGCGAATCTCGGGCCTTGGCTGCCAGGCCGGGCGGAGCTTCGCCGCCGTCGGCGCGGAAGGCGGGGTGGCCCCCTGTGTCCAACTGCTCGACAGCGGCGCCGTGTGCGGCAACGTGCGCCAGGCTCCGCTGGCCGAGACCATCCTCTCCTCGCCGACCTTCACAGCCCTGCGGGACAGAGGCAACCTGAAGGGGAAATGCGGCCGATGCCGCTACCGGGATGCCTGCGGAGGCTGCCGCGCACTCGCCTACTACCACAACGGCGACATCCTGGCGGAAGACCCCACGTGCTTCTTCGAACCGCAGGATGAGCAGACGCGCTGCGACCTCGAGGAGTACCAGACGGCGCAGGTTGCGCAGTTCGTCCAGTCGCTGCGCCGCCTCGAACCGTGGAAATCGATGTTCTGA
- a CDS encoding PAS domain S-box protein: MQYVWPEEPEEGLAAHDVRDLIVAGVMLVALAATELHSYLLFHGLAETFSIVIACAIFIVAWNTRRFTPNSYFLLLGIAYVFVALLDALHMLIYEGMGVLATPNADYPVQLWIGARFMQSVSLLLFVAFLDMRVRANVVVPLYALTTAVFLLSVFYWDVFPDCYVAGQGLTRFKRFAEYAICVLLLASMVWLYRRRRHLDRRVMQLLLLSIGATVLSELSFAHYHHLYGWQNKLGHLLKIVSFYLAYKAVIERTLVAPYATLFRDLRSTQESLRVSGVRFRRLVEEVGAGILVIGRTGEVRYINPAAEALLGMKASEVQDRPFVFPAVAGRTAEIRVERADRPPVTARMRTVQTSWEGEPCRLVSLHRVEED, translated from the coding sequence ATGCAGTATGTATGGCCGGAAGAGCCGGAGGAAGGGCTGGCCGCGCACGACGTGCGCGATCTGATCGTCGCGGGCGTCATGCTCGTAGCGCTGGCGGCCACGGAGCTGCACAGCTACCTGCTCTTCCACGGCCTGGCCGAGACGTTCAGCATCGTCATCGCCTGCGCGATCTTCATCGTCGCCTGGAACACGCGGCGCTTCACGCCCAACAGCTACTTCCTCCTCCTGGGCATCGCCTACGTGTTCGTGGCGCTTCTGGATGCCCTCCACATGCTCATCTACGAGGGCATGGGCGTCCTGGCGACCCCCAACGCGGACTACCCGGTGCAGTTGTGGATCGGCGCGCGGTTCATGCAGAGCGTCTCGCTGCTGCTCTTCGTCGCCTTCCTGGACATGCGGGTGCGGGCCAACGTCGTGGTGCCGCTGTATGCGCTCACCACGGCGGTGTTCCTTCTGTCCGTCTTCTACTGGGACGTCTTCCCCGACTGCTACGTGGCCGGGCAGGGCCTGACGCGGTTCAAGCGGTTCGCCGAGTATGCCATCTGCGTGCTCCTGCTGGCGTCCATGGTCTGGCTGTATCGCCGGCGTCGGCACCTGGACCGCCGGGTGATGCAGTTGCTGCTGCTGTCGATCGGCGCAACGGTCCTCTCGGAACTATCGTTCGCCCACTACCACCACCTCTACGGCTGGCAGAACAAGCTGGGGCACCTCCTGAAGATCGTGTCCTTCTACCTGGCCTACAAGGCGGTGATCGAACGGACGCTGGTGGCGCCCTACGCCACGCTGTTCCGGGATCTGCGCAGCACGCAGGAGTCGTTGCGCGTCAGCGGCGTGCGCTTTCGCCGGCTGGTCGAGGAGGTGGGCGCGGGCATCCTGGTGATCGGCCGCACCGGCGAGGTGCGCTACATCAACCCGGCTGCCGAAGCCCTTCTGGGCATGAAGGCGAGCGAGGTCCAGGACAGACCGTTCGTCTTCCCCGCCGTCGCCGGCCGAACCGCCGAGATCCGCGTCGAGCGGGCCGACAGGCCGCCGGTTACCGCACGGATGCGGACCGTGCAGACGTCGTGGGAGGGCGAGCCCTGCCGGCTCGTGTCGCTGCACCGCGTCGAGGAGGACTGA
- a CDS encoding lipoate--protein ligase family protein: protein MLPLRFDADDPAGHLACDEMTLRWAESGRLGECLRVYEVHRPAVVLGVSSRCVRDVHTDACRRDGVPVLRRASGGGTVLIGPGCLNYSVTLDTEARPALRGVHASYDWIVGRLAAALAPQCPRCGRAGLSDLAVDGRKVGGSAQKRGRRFVLHHGTLLYGLRIADLSRYLREPEARPEYRGGRPHGAFVANLPCGAAALCAALAVAFEAARAQPPFEVRGDMRREVESLAEARYRNDEWTLRR, encoded by the coding sequence ATGCTCCCCCTGCGGTTCGATGCCGACGATCCCGCCGGCCACCTGGCCTGCGACGAGATGACGCTCCGGTGGGCCGAATCCGGCCGCCTCGGCGAGTGCCTGCGCGTTTACGAGGTCCATCGGCCCGCCGTGGTCCTGGGCGTCTCCTCGCGCTGCGTGCGCGACGTGCACACGGACGCGTGCCGGCGCGACGGCGTGCCGGTCCTCCGGCGCGCTTCCGGCGGCGGCACCGTCCTGATCGGCCCGGGCTGCCTGAACTACTCCGTGACGCTCGACACCGAGGCACGGCCCGCCCTCCGGGGCGTGCACGCCTCCTACGACTGGATTGTGGGGCGTCTGGCGGCCGCCCTGGCACCGCAGTGCCCCCGCTGTGGCCGGGCGGGGCTGTCGGACCTGGCCGTGGACGGGCGGAAGGTCGGCGGCAGCGCCCAGAAGCGCGGCCGTCGCTTCGTCCTGCACCACGGGACACTGCTCTACGGCCTGCGGATCGCCGACCTGTCGCGGTACCTTCGGGAGCCGGAGGCCCGGCCGGAGTACCGGGGGGGCCGCCCGCACGGCGCCTTCGTGGCCAACCTGCCCTGCGGCGCGGCCGCTCTGTGTGCGGCCCTGGCGGTCGCCTTCGAGGCGGCTCGGGCGCAGCCGCCGTTCGAGGTCCGGGGGGACATGCGGCGCGAGGTCGAGTCCCTGGCCGAGGCCCGGTACCGGAACGACGAGTGGACCCTGCGCCGGTAG
- a CDS encoding aminomethyl-transferring glycine dehydrogenase subunit GcvPB, with the protein MRLIYEQSVAGRRAHRLPSRDVPEEAALPPGCLRAEDAALAEVSELDAVRHFTRLSQRNFCVDTNFYPLGSCTMKYNPRILEDVARLDGFAQLHPLLAQLPGGESRTQGALQVLHDAGELLCEITGMAEFTMQPMAGAHGELTGAMIVAAYHRARGNRKTKVLIPDSAHGTNPASAALAGFDVVVAPTDDSGVLDADGVRELVDDETAALMLTCPNTLGLFNPNVRRIADAVHAVDGLVYYDGANLNAILGRVRPGDVGFDLVHLNLHKTFGTPHGGGGPGAGPVGVVERLRRFLPTPAVERRPDGTFALAVDRPDSIGQLAPFYGNFGVVLRAYAYILALGGEGLARVAENAVLNANYLRTRLRAHYDLPFDRTCMHEFVLSASRQAAGGVRALDVAKALLDRGFHAPTVYFPLTVPEALMIEPTECESRETLDAFADAMIEIAETARRDPDSLHRCPTTTPVGRLDEVAAARKPDLCYVPPVPAENGG; encoded by the coding sequence CCCCGGGTGCCTCCGCGCAGAGGACGCCGCCCTGGCGGAGGTCTCCGAGCTGGACGCCGTGCGGCATTTCACGCGGCTTTCTCAGCGCAACTTCTGCGTGGACACGAACTTCTACCCGCTCGGCTCGTGCACGATGAAGTACAACCCGCGCATCCTGGAAGACGTGGCGCGGCTGGACGGGTTCGCGCAACTGCATCCCCTGCTGGCCCAACTGCCCGGCGGCGAGTCCCGCACGCAGGGCGCGCTGCAGGTCCTTCACGACGCAGGGGAGCTGCTCTGCGAGATCACCGGCATGGCCGAGTTCACCATGCAGCCGATGGCGGGCGCTCACGGCGAACTGACCGGCGCGATGATCGTCGCCGCCTACCACCGGGCGCGCGGCAACCGGAAGACGAAGGTGCTGATCCCGGACTCGGCGCACGGCACGAACCCCGCCAGCGCCGCCCTGGCCGGCTTCGACGTCGTCGTTGCGCCGACCGACGACAGCGGCGTGCTCGATGCGGACGGGGTGCGCGAACTCGTCGACGACGAGACGGCCGCCCTCATGCTGACCTGCCCCAACACCCTGGGCCTGTTCAACCCGAACGTGCGGCGGATCGCCGACGCCGTCCATGCGGTGGACGGCCTCGTCTACTACGACGGCGCCAACCTGAACGCCATCCTGGGGCGCGTGCGGCCGGGCGACGTGGGCTTCGACCTCGTGCACCTGAACCTGCACAAGACGTTCGGCACGCCGCACGGCGGCGGCGGGCCGGGCGCCGGGCCGGTCGGCGTTGTGGAGCGCCTGCGGCGCTTCCTGCCCACGCCCGCCGTGGAGAGGCGCCCGGACGGCACGTTCGCGCTGGCGGTCGACCGGCCGGACTCGATCGGTCAACTCGCGCCGTTCTACGGCAACTTCGGCGTCGTGCTGCGCGCATACGCCTACATCCTCGCACTCGGCGGCGAGGGGCTGGCCCGCGTCGCCGAGAACGCCGTCCTGAACGCCAACTACCTGCGCACCCGCCTGCGCGCGCACTACGATCTGCCCTTCGACCGCACGTGCATGCACGAGTTCGTGCTCAGCGCGTCGCGGCAGGCCGCCGGCGGGGTCCGGGCGCTCGACGTGGCCAAGGCCCTTCTGGACAGGGGATTCCATGCCCCAACGGTCTACTTCCCGCTGACCGTGCCCGAGGCGCTGATGATCGAGCCCACCGAGTGCGAGAGCCGTGAGACGCTCGACGCCTTCGCCGATGCCATGATCGAGATCGCCGAGACGGCCCGGCGCGATCCGGACAGCCTGCACCGGTGCCCGACGACAACGCCCGTGGGACGGCTCGATGAGGTGGCGGCCGCCCGGAAGCCGGACCTCTGCTACGTGCCCCCCGTTCCGGCCGAGAACGGCGGCTGA